The Balearica regulorum gibbericeps isolate bBalReg1 chromosome 5, bBalReg1.pri, whole genome shotgun sequence genome window below encodes:
- the ADM gene encoding pro-adrenomedullin: MKLVHVALLYLGSVTFFGVDAASVDVATEFKRKWTKWALSRAKRDVKPSGALRGLGAAADVQPLIRTQDVKEDLRVSHPSSREDAHIRVKRYRQSINSFPHFQAIRTGCRFGTCTVQKLAHQIYQLTDKDKDDAAPASKISPQGYGRRRRSLPEPRSSPRSPRAGRRTRTRRAQPLASILGV; this comes from the exons ATGAAACTAGTTCACGTAGCCCTGCTCTATCTCGGTTCTGTGACCTTCTTCGGGGTGGATGCTGCAAGTGTGGACGTAGCGACAGAGTTCAAAAGAAA ATGGACGAAATGGGCACTGAGCCGAGCCAAACGGGACGTGAAGCCTTCGGGTGCGCTCcgagggctgggggcagccgcCGACGTGCAGCCGCTCATACGGACCCAGGACGTGAAGGAGGATCTCCGAGTCTCGCATCCCAG CAGCCGGGAGGATGCTCACATCCGCGTCAAGCGCTACCGCCAGAGCATTAACAGCTTCCCCCACTTCCAAGCCATCCGCACGGGGTGCCGGTTCGGGACGTGCACGGTGCAGAAGCTGGCCCACCAGATCTACCAGCTGACCGACAAGGATAAGGACGACGCCGCCCCCGCCAGCAAGATCAGCCCCCAGGGCTACGGCCGCAGGCGGCGCTCCTTGCCCGAGCCCCGCAGCTCGCCTCGCTccccccgggccgggcggcgcACCCGGACGCGGCGGGCGCAGCCCCTCGCTTCCATCCTCGGGGTCTGA